The following DNA comes from Rhea pennata isolate bPtePen1 chromosome 7, bPtePen1.pri, whole genome shotgun sequence.
GATCAGGTGAAAACAGGGCATTCTACGTGATATGCTAACAAGCTgcaacatttccatttcagatttTTGGAGAGCAAAGGTCTATGCTTCTGGAAATTCAGAGGAGGAAATAGGTGAGTTCATGGTGAGATATTCACTTCTATACAGGAAGAAACATTAGGtgcaaagaaaatgtaacaaaaaaatgaatggacTTAGCATGTACTTTTATGTGTAGAATATCTTTTGCCCATTGTGTGTTTGTACTTTGCCTAGCACAGCAGAGTCTGGCCCTGTAAGTAGGGCCTTTAAATGACTTTTGAGTAAATGTTATGGGCATAGGGATGGCAGAGGCTGGAACCCCATAGATCTTGAACAGAGGCACCCTTCAGTCTGACAGCTGAAAGTGGATCCTGGGTTGCATGCAGTCATGCAGAAACATAATATGGTTTATAAGCTACACTTAaaaattcttctgctttctcctagCAAAGACTTAAGGGTAGACTAGTCAGGCAGAGCcgttttaaaaaaaaagaagggaggatACATCTGAACTTTGGAACCTTAGTATTATCACTCCTGGAAGacaaaaagctgtatttaatatttaatggtGTATATTCActagtttgttttcattttttttcagatttcacatATGTTATCATAGGAGTTACTCTGGGAGCCCTTCTAGCAATTGCTTTTGTAGCAGTAATAATCTGTATGATCAAAAAACAAATGCTTGACAATGTCTTCGGAGGTAAGAAAAACATTCTCCTGACTTCTAGCCCAGAGAGCTAAACCTCCTTCTGTTCTGATAGAGCAGATTTGAGCTTCACTGCTAGGAAATTTGTatgtgcagcagctccagttTTCGTATTAagaactgttttaaaagcaCCTGAGGTGCTGTAGTCCGTGGAACTGCAGATTCAAATATTAATACAATCAGCTCAGCTCTTCAGCCttacaagaaaaatcaaattcactTCAGCTTACTGCCTGGGTATCcttttgaatatatatatatatatatatttaaaacaaaattctatttATTCAACATAAGTTAAAGATCCTGTTCTACTAGCAGGATGGGTAAGGAGTTTGCTCACATTTCATAGCAAAATTACTATTTCTTTCACTGATTTTGGTCTTTCCCTTCTAATGTGACTGTCTAACTTCAAGATATGGTACTTAATGAAGTTTCCATCAGAGTACACAGTAACTCATTAATTGTGATTAGGTTCTCAGGTTGTGAGGGGAaagcatgtttatttttgtttaaaacagacGAAAGTTCTTTGATCTAACATCATAACTGGTGGGAGCATCACCTCCTTTTGGCTCTGGACAACGAGTTTACAATTGACAGTTCTAGATTCAAACCTCAAATCTTACAGTGAAACTGAAAAACACCCTCCATTTCAAGTATACAGGAGCTAGTGAGAGGCAGAATTTGTCCCAGGGACCTCTCCAGAGGCAGCCTTATTCCACGGTCCTATGCCCTCTGCACAGAACTTCTCCTTTTTGGCAGGACCCCAATGCACTTTTACAAAACATAGTAAGGCAAATACTGTGATGGTTTCTTCTACTGCTGAAATACAACTGTTCTCTGTGAAATGAGGTAACACAGTAACACTCAACTGCAGTCAAGAACTAAAATAAGAGCATGCCAAATACAATAGCAAGAAAAGGGACTATAAGAGAGGAGAGAGTTAGGGGACCGAAAGTATCCCTCTCTGTATGGCATTTCCATGGTGAATTtgaaaaagctgctttccagctccaGTTGCATGCAAAGTGCCAATTCTGTGCAGTCTGCctttagaaaacaaaggaaTTCTCATAAATGTAGCCAGCTTTGACCACAAAAAATGCGACAGAAGTTAAACAAGGAAAATGCAGGGAGGGAATCATGCAGACATAGGACTAGGAACTGTGGCCATTCACTGTATTCAGACACATTTGCTTCTGTGACTAGATCCACATTAATCTTCATGTGACAAACGACAGGCAATTTCACAGCAAGTCAGAACTGTCTAACAATACTAAGTTAGCAATGCACCATGACACACAGCTTCAACAGCAGTCACAGACTTCTGCTCAGCAaaaaggggagcagagaggtCTATCACTAAGCTTGGTGTGAACTAGACTGCCTGAGCTCACCTGGTCACCTGGAATACAGGTCTTTTAAAGGATAATTTTGCAACTTGAACTCCCCAAGTACTCCATGAGGATACCAATGACAATGTAATGCCGCTTTCCATAGGACAAGTGGCTCATGCTTCCTGTATTGGCACTGCACCACAGTGATAATGGGAGACTGCTTCCTCCTAATTCTCATTAAGCATCTGTCCTCATGTTTTCCTGACGCTCTGGGGATGTACCACACTCAAACTCAAAATAGCCAAAATATCAACAAAGTTATAGTCTTGAAAAAAATTGGTATTAGATATTCCAGCTGGAAGAATTAAGAAGAACTTTAGGAAGGTTGCATGGCACCACTAATGTCGAAGAGTTTGGTCTCATAAAGGATGGCTGGATCTTTACCCACTTTATCTACTGTAACTAGGTTCTCCTGGTTTCACCCTCACAACTTTTGAACAGGCTTATCACCAGTCTGTTCCTAGTGTCTTAACTAACCACATTTTCCTATTCTCTCTTTAGAGTCAGATGGCAAAATGGACAGAAGGTAAGACTCCCTGCTCCCGGTGTTTTCTGAGGTGTAGTGGAACATAAAATCTGCAGTGTTTAATTGTGCTCTCTATGCATAATGCTTACCCACAACTGTGATTTCCACAGTATACAACATACATGCAAGCCTCTGGAGAACCATGATACCTAGTGTATTGACTAGACTTGCATGGAGAAAGGGAATTCCATATAACAGAGGATTTTGACATTTCAGAATTGGGAAAggttatttattaaaaaatggatGGAggttatttattaaaaaaaatcccttgaaCACTTTTGATTTTGACGTTTTAGTTTGTGCTACATATTATAATAGCAAGCTcacaaaaaagtgtttttgagGGCTGTAAGCCAAAGGCCTTGTTTCAAAGGTGCTGAAGTTGGATGTTTGTTGTCTAGCAACATTGAATTGACATTGCTAGAACTTTCCaaattttctccaaaacaaagtTTTGACTATATCGTATATTGACTATATAATTTGACTATATTGAGACTTTAGATTTCAACAAAAATGTGTAATTCAGGTCGAACGGCTTCATCAAAATTTTCCCAAACATTGTGACTACAGCTCAGTTCTGGGAACTACCTTCAACCGACCTTGCAGAGCAAGACCATGCAGTAGTCATTCCTGGTGGAGGGGATGCATTTTTGCCCTTTACCTTCCTCCCTTCTACCCAGGCATGGTGAGAGCCTCCTCCACAGGTACAAGAGGCAGTGCTAGACTGCCTAGACAACTGCTGCTCCTCGTCTCCTCTGAGGAGCAGGCAGTAGGGTAGAGGTACAAAGGGGTCTGCAAGTTGTCCTTTCGATCATGTATAGatactttttcttccctgtaagaCATTTTATAAATGAGTAAAAAATGCATGAATTAATCAGCATTCTCATGAACTGAAGGCAACAGCTGTACTCAACGACCCTAAAAAAGGTTCTTGGCCTCTGTGGAGGAGGTGGATAAAAGCACTAATGGGCTTGTCCCCATCAGGGTCATTCTTCCTAGAGGCTAAACAACATATGTAAACACTCAGCTGAAGATCAAAACAAGAGCTCTTTTTACAGTAAGTACTTCAGTGTTTTGCCTAACAGAGAAGCTCCCCAGCCATGGAGCATCTGTCATTTTCCCAGGGAGACTGTTCCACAACCTAACACAGCTACCTCTCacaaaatgttctctttttagTAACATGCTGTGTTCAGGCTGTTCTCTTACAAAACACTCACATTTTCCGTGTATCAGCCTAAAATAAATTAGGACTTCCACGTGgccaggagaaagaaaagacatattTATACAATGCCTAGTAAGCTATTTCTGATATATTAAGGAGAATGTAGACACAggaacaacagcaacaaaaaaagatcaaagccaaaacagaaaactcGGAGATTAAAGTCCAGAGGGAAAAGGTCATAAAGGGAATAGAGGGAAAAAGACAAGAAGAGAGATAGAAGAAAGTAGATTTACTATATTTCATCCAGGCTTACTGCTATGATCTATAAAACTGTCGCAGATTGGACTTTGCTTTTCTACTCCATATGCTGTTTATTATGTGTGATATTTTCCTTCACAGACATTTTGAGCATCTATCatattatcttttctttctggaggAAGTAACTGACTTTGTCATGGTAACAAAATTAGCATCACTAAGGACATCTTTAGTGATGTCCTTACACTGACCTTTTTGATGATTCTGTGTGATCTACAAGCATTTGCTATAAGGTAGAGAGAAATCCTTAGTTTCATGTCAAAATTCTGATTTGAAGGCTGGAAACATGACATAACacacagaaaatgtctttcacTTAGAACCACCACCACAGATCAATGTGAGAGATCGCAATCCCACAATATTTTGGGGGCAAAACTATgtatgctgatttttttttctgttaagtgGAAGACAATTAGAAATCCAACATCTCTTCTTTAATCAGTTGTACTTTTCAATTCTACTGTAACAGTGAGTAGTTCACTGACAAATCTTGTTCTTGTTTACCTCAAGACATCTATGTATTACTCCTCAGTGAATCATTTAGGGATTTTGTAGTACAGATGCTAATCTGAGAAAACAATATAGCCTTCTACTGATTTTGAGGAAAACTGACACTAACAGTAGAAATATTACCAGGCtcatagaaaatgaattttaaaatgtagctaTATCTTAATCTATAGCAGGTTGAtttgtagtgaaaaaaaaaagagaatatgtGATCTAATcttaaataatcaaaaaaatacacagcCATTTCTTGTTTATCTGCTAAAATGATGGAGTGGTTTAACTCTGATAAAGCTACACCACAGATGATGTAAACATGTTAATTAGGATCTAAGAACTTACAAAGAGGCCTTAATTGGGAAGATTAATGATAATGCTGGCTGTGAGGTGCAGATATCCTTGAGATAGCATCAATTCTAGCATGGAAGTACACACGGTGTACTGTTTCATAAACAAAGTAATACTATTCCATATATCCGATAACTGATGCAGCACTAGTTTTGTTGGTTTTGCACCATCATTCGTCTGTTCTGCAACCCAGCAATCTACTCACAGCAAATTAAGGGGAGTTAAAGCATGCAGGATCCGATGTAGTATTCCATCTTTTCTGCTAGCCTTCCTCTGAGCTGGACCTTTCCATACGGCAAAATTAGTGTTGCCATTATACCAGCCCAAAGCTGATTGGAATATCTTAAAGGCAGGAACTGGACATTTATACTACGGGTAGTATCTGGAGTATGTGATAGCTTTCCATGAGACTTTCAAGAATGTTGGCATCTCCTCTTTGTAGGACCAAACTTGACACAAAGATATGGTTGTCTGTGCTATGTTTTGGATGCCAACTGTCTTAGTCTAACTTGTTGAGGATGTTTGTACATCTCTCAAAGGGGACAAGGGAAGTAGCTATTcttagaaaaacaagcaaagaaaaaatcccCAGACCAAAACCAcggactccctgaaaacagcattGAGATATTAATAGTATCAAGCATTACAAATGTTGCAGTATTACAAGTACTGAAGAGTCTTCTCAAGAACATCCAAGCTGTGTGTTCGTTttcatctcatttatttttccccataggccaaaggaatagtttcccatTTATTGAGGTCACTGGAGAGACAAGTGCTAATTAGGTCTAAACTGATTTTAACTACTTGCTTCAGTTCCCTGGAGATTCTaattcacagtatttttagGCAAATAGATGGTCCTGGAAAACCCTTTGATGAACCAAAGTCTACCATCTGAAATTACTTGGTCTTAGACTTACATCAGCTAATCATACAGGCAAATGAATACCTGAATCCTTCAGCAATATCTAATAATCAAGATATCACCCCTTTAGGACTGGAGTCAACTGGCATATCATCTGCAGACAATTTTCAGCTCAACAAGTGATATTATTAGCATTCAGAAGAGAAGCTTAATCCAACTGATAAAGCACTCACTGAATTCATGTTCAgccaaattttgctttaaattccACTCTGTAATTCCCACAAGTGCCTTAAGCTTCTTAATAATTTCTCTTCCTCACTGGGACATATGCTGAGTGCGTGTGACCCAGCACAGAGCCATCGCAGTCAGTGGAGTCACACAGACTCATCTCAGTGGAAGACCTCCATGAAGacaattttcatttatgttaGAATCCTGATAAGCTGATATTGAACCTAACCAGGCTATGGTAAAATCATGTTTACACTTAAATCAGGAAGCATTCTGATCAGTCTCCACCTGAGcaatttccaaaaatattttaaaaggaagttgTTTCTAGACCCAAATAACATTGGCAGCTCACTGTGAAATAATTAACCGCATCTACCACTTTATTTACTCAGGTATATAACATTATGATTCAAACAATCAACTTATAATGGGATGCCCTTAAATTCAATGGGGTATTTACTAATACTTGAGTAAGAGGTTTGAGGCAGGCTGCTGTCAGCtaacaaaacagtaatttagATGTCAACTGACAATTATTTAATGTCCTTTTTAATTAATAGCTCGTGTCAGTCTCAAATGCCATCTTGGTGTAAGCTTGGTAAATTATAATGCCTAAATTTCATGCAAGTTTaatgtattaataaaaatgtctgGGCACATTTAATGTTAGCAATATTTTGAGTTAACTACAGTGCATGGCAGCCAGATTTATTCTGACAGAAGGAGACAAAGAAAGAGGCATATGGAGACAAGGAGAAGGACTGAGAGACAGGGACATAGAAGTttactaaaaaggaaaaggtacaTATTTTAAACCTGCTGCAAGAGCAAAAAGGAATCTGTTGCCTGAAAACATCCTGAGCAACAACATATACCAAAAATGCTCATGAGTTCCACAGCCACCCATGCAAATCACTCAGCATGAGATCAGGTTTTAAATGCAATGCACAAGTCATTTTGATATTTGAGGTAGAAGAGAAGGAGCTTGGGTGCTGCATATCAATGGAGGTGCAAAGCATATcaatgattttcttttgctacCCAGAGTAGCATCTAGATATTCTCTTGTGTTTTCCCACTAGACTTCTTCCAAGGGActgacttctctttcttttgctagGCTATCCTGGTGAAACCTAGGGTACTCTTGTGAACCAGAGCCTCTTTAGACAAACAGAGGAGGGCTTGGCACTAAGCTAAGTGCATCTTTTAAGCTCTTTTCTGCTTGGAATCACAGCTGCTCAGCTGCATGTCAGGGTACTTGCACTGTTCTCAGCTAACGCAGAACTTCCCTTGGGTTGGAGCAGGCTGTGCCTTTTGACTGGAaaagctctctttttttcctcattcagaCTACAGAATATCTGTGCATTCCAGGCATGAGCAATGCACTGATCTGGCAATACCAAATTACCAAGGGTAATGCCAGCGGATAAATTCTAGCCTGTaacatatttcttaaaatactatAATCGAATACCACTTCCATGGACGGCAAGTCTCCTTTTTCCCTATTCCCTCATGAAACAGACACAAGCGATCATTCACCAGCAACAGATTATCTAATGCTGCACCTGACGACATTGCAAATTCCCACGTATGTGAGGGTTCAccacagctcccaagaacatGCAGTGAGTTCTGATGTGCTGTCCACAACCACTTGCATCTCCAGCACAGATATATTTCCCTGGGAGATCACATCCAGAATGGCACCCTTCATTTAAGCCAGCTCAGTTTCACTTCAGCAGATGGTGCATGCAATGATGGGCCTGCCGTTCTTTCCCACTGAGCCTCCCTGTTTAACAGAAGTGAATTATAATTGCACCCATTCTGCATAAATTGAATGAGATTCTCAGGCAAACTGCAAAGGGCCTTCACTTGAACTAAGTCTGGAAACCCATGTGAAATGATAACCTTTGAGACTGAGACAGAGTTCAAAGTCATGGCTCATTTCTTCCACATAACCTCCCCCTCAGAAGCCAAGGAGAAACGGTCATTCCCATCCTGAAAGCCTCTAGTCTCCAGGTTGTCTAACTCTAAAAATAGCATTATGGATTAAATAGGAGGTGAAGTCATCCACTTGGAAAATATAAACATCAGAGATGGATGACACTGTAAAGACTAGGTTTGGACAAACAAGCACAAGTTTAAATGTTGAGCTGCAGTTTCTCCCAAGTAGCAAAGCTGACTCAGCCTAGATATCTGAGCTAAGAACCTTTTTCCTAGCATATGGCCCTGCCTGGGTCTATACCTAGCTGCACTGACAGGTAGAGATAATGAACGTAACAAGATCTGATCAAACAATCCCAGAGCCTTCAAGCAAGTTCAGAGGGAGACAGAAAGAATATCCTCCTATTTTGTAAAGGAAAGTAGttcttagttttgttttgatcaACATATCCCAAACTGGTTTATAATACTGTGGATCACAGAAAGCACCAGCTGTTAAACAGGAAGCCAATTAAGTAGACATAAGTCATATCACAGATAGCGTTAGCTGCAAAGGAGATGTATAACTTTTCTAATCGCTGGAGTTTGATGTCACAAATAAATTTAAGTGGAGATCTAGTTTTTGATACGAGGATACCTGAGAGAGTCACAAGTGGGAGTCCTTTGGAAACTGGGGACAATATTCACAAATTCAAATCCATAAGtaaacattcttttaaataaaagagacCTTGCCCTTAGCTGACTGCGTCACTGGAAGAACATTGCACAAGGAAAAAGGCTCAGAATCTACAAAGCAGTCTGTGCGGGATGCAAGGCTTTGAAATGCATCACATTGACTAAGATACTGCATAAACTAGTCCCATGTAACATTATATGTTCCCTCTCCTTCCAGTGAGGGATACTGTCTCAGCCACTCTACTCTCCATTGAAATATCTGCTTAAGACGCAAACACATACTGCCACTGTACTATAGACAAGTTCACAGGCAAAAGTACTTGAAATACCAGGATGCCAAAAATAGATCtgcaaaatctcattttatcaATTGCTAATCAGAGTAACTGAGATTTCTTCTCCAGAGAagatttttatatgaaaagagTAAGAACTGGTTGTTCTGGTATTGGTTGTCTTAACCTATGCTTTTCTGGACTCATGGAGCATGCCAAACTGAGTTTCAGTGCTGCAGTTCCTCCTGGCAGGAGCTGTGACCAAGCCAAAGTAGCTTTCTCACATACCTTCTTAAAGCGTCTGATAACAACAGAAGTGAAGCATCAAAGGGGAAAGGATTACAAGTAACCTCCATGCACGTCTGTTCTCTCCAAAGTTTTAGCAATCCACAGCAATCCAGGCAAGTCTAACTTCCTCAGGGCCACTGTCTGTTTTcctaaaccattttttttctttttcccttctcccgtgaatactctttttaaaaaactatgaTGATCGGTGACTTTTTATGAGATCTGGATAAAATCAGCCATTAGATTCACCAGAATCTTTGATAGGTCTAGAGTCAAAGATTTTAATGCTTTCCCTTAACATCCCTTCACTATATCTTGAAAGATTTACCAtgaacttttattttacttgcaaCTCATTTTTCTCCCAGCAATCTTTCACAAGGTCTTTCATTCTCCAACTAATGTATTACACAAACACCCCAATAAACAGGTCAACATACCGTTTTCCTAACTTAGTACGGGTTTaccagaaaaggaaagcaaagacagcaaagacACTTAGCCTCTACTCTCTAAATAAGCACCACAGAGAAGGCCTCTGCTTTGCCAAACCAATCAAAAATGATTTATCCGTGGCCAGCTTTGACCGCAAAACTCCCTCTCTCCTTGTCACTGTGACCTAACATCAGCAACGAACAGCTTTTGGGAGTGAAAATGCAAGATAACTTGGAGAGCTGCCGAATACTTAGGCAGAAGCACCAGGGCTTGCACTTCGCTAGGGAGCAGGTATCACCTGTGTGAGATGACTCCAGCCCTGGAAATACACTGGAGCAGGTCTGATTCCTTGCTGAACACAGCAGGCGTTGGCGGGTGGCTGGCAGACTACGGGCTCTGTTCATTGCAACCATAGTTTAGTAATACAGATTTTCTCAGCATGCATCCCAGGAACTGAGTTcaatgaaaaatctttaaaagctACCCCAATGCCATGCTAACGCATGTTATTGCAAGTAAACACGCGTATGAACAGTCAACGATGGCCTAAAGGACTTCATATGCATTTGTGTAAATGtaaatgagaaaatgccctCAGAAATGGCTGTCTCAACTCCTTTTTACAGATACCTTCGCAGAAACAAAGTGTAGGTATCCATTCTGTGTTGAGGCAATAACCATCCATGTAAACTGGCATATCTACCTCATTCTGTCACTGTCCTGTCTAATAGAACTTGTTCCTCTGACCAACCTTCAACATGTTACTTTATCTCAGGTTACCCTTTCTGTACAATGAAATTAATCTTTATATCACACACTCAAGAACAAAGACACTAAGCTTTGCACCATGCTGTGACACAGGGCTTTAAAAAACAGCACTAAGACAATCTGTGGGCACCTCCAGGCCTTGGTTTCTTGTATCACCATTCCTACACGGAGGGAAAACTTCTCTCACACACACtcacgcacatacacacacagagacaatTTTATGTATATACTTATATATTGGCCAGACTGCTCGGGTGAAAGTAATTCATTATATCCTTTCCATACTTCACTCGTGCTAGCTACCAGCTTGAAGGGCAGAGCCACACGTCTAGCTATTTTTGCTCCTGCCTGGCCACTTTCCACATGCCCTGGGAAAGCATCTGGCCCAGGATTCCTCTGCTCTCTGGAGAGCTGGGGCTGCCTTTGCAGTTGACCTTTTCACAGCTGCCAAATGGAGAGGAATCCTTATTCCTTCCTACTCCTCTGCACAACTGTTTGAGGCTGGTCTTGAATAGCTGTAAATCATTTGATTGTGAGAGCTGGTCCCAAACTGCTGAGTCAGGAGAATGCATTCCTGGCAATATCCAGACACCTGTTGGAGGCAAGTCCTTCCCGAGCCATCCTGGTCTCTGTCAGCCAGCATGCTGGTGCCATGATTCCAGCAATAGCTGTGTAAGTAACTGTGTGACTGTGACAACATAGGTTTAGCTAGGAATGAAAGTGCGATCATCACTAAAAGacaaatagctttaaaaataaaacaagataagGCCTCTCGAAGCAAAAGACTCAGAGTGCCACAGGTCTTCACTAGAAAAAAACGCCATCAAATCAGAGCTCCTGTCTAGTCCAGC
Coding sequences within:
- the TMEM273 gene encoding transmembrane protein 273 isoform X1, yielding MILLASWISVLTTLLLHFWRAKVYASGNSEEEIDFTYVIIGVTLGALLAIAFVAVIICMIKKQMLDNVFGESDGKMDRRSNMGSSQNSTLQEMKMEINKKMGLHAEQCW
- the TMEM273 gene encoding transmembrane protein 273 isoform X2, yielding MILLASWISVLTTLLLHFWRAKVYASGNSEEEIDFTYVIIGVTLGALLAIAFVAVIICMIKKQMLDNVFGESDGKMDRRSNMGSSQNREDVNIPGQKSTNDL